The sequence CCTTTTGGGTATGTTTCAtcgttttatctatttttaacgCCAAAGAGCAGCgcacaaatataaatacaaattttgtgttccggttcaaAAACAATGtagctaataattattatgactgataattataattaactcgCGATAATGGAGAAGGACAACCTGTATATCTTTCTTAACTATGCAGCTTTTCCTTGTACATAAGAActtcaaaggtatgtgaagtctgtcaactcGAAATAGGCTatcatggtggactaaggtatAAACCCTCTTCGTAGTAGAGGAAGCAAGTGCTCAGTAGTTTTCCGTATATTAATCATACAGGGCTTGTATTCTTATACTTAATTAATGTTTGTCTTAGGATGATAATGTTCTATGAAAGGCtataataagttattgaaaCTATTAGGTAATAGTTTGAATCATTAGTTACTACAGGCGACCAAACCGCTCTTCTTATCGCttctttatgattaaaaaaacctaactaagtatttgtatttaaattaaaaatcatgtatttatatcaagttaattttttatttaatacaatatgaaaaaagtatttttttttataatattacacttCCGCCATTCGTTTCTATTTCCGTTTCCGCTAAGTTCTATTGACATTTGACTCTGTATGTGCTTCCTTTTGTtgcattattcattatttataccTTTTCAAATTTTCAGATCTGTCTACCAAGTTTGGTGTTTACTTATGGAGTATATCTGCTCCATTTAGAGCATCAAGGATATCCGATATGGCTTGGACTTTCTGCACCCACCATCTACATACTGACATACGGCCTTTCACGTAaggcatataatattttaacaatcccatattatatttaaactttacaaattttacttaaaaaagtaGGTATGTTTTTCCagggatatttaaattttttataattcaaaaagtattcaattattttacgaatataatttatgatttcaGAATGTTGGTGCAGAGAAGCAGCAGATTCTTGGGGTGGAGTGATTGGTTACCGCTTGATGGCATCTATAGGGCTGGCGATCGTAGTGATCAGTTTATTAATTTGTGCTCTGATACCTTACTATCTCCAGCCTTATGTTTATGGCATTTTTGGAggttagtataatatatttattacacatacTGAAGTTGTAAAATTTCGTATATTTTGAATATCTTTCTGTTTTAGGTTTAGGGTCATCTCTCATATCGGCCCAAGTGGATGCAGTAGTATTTGATACATACGATTCACGACTAGGATTCATTCGAGGATTATGTTTTGCTGGACAAGCTGTAGGACAGTCACTCTTTCCGCATTTAATGTCTGCACTAATAGATTATTATGGATATCCATATTCGTTTATTGTATATGCTGGAATACTCTTACAAAGTTTGCCGGCAATTATGCTTCTCAGAGTTGATAACAACATAAGCAGACCTGTCTCATTTTCTAGATATTCAGATTTAGCTAAAACATATGCAATATTTAGCAATGAAGGTGTGGATAACTACACAGCCGAATTGCAATTACACGATTTAAGTAAAAAGTGCTGGAAAAGTCCGTCAGACGATAATCTATATAGAGAAGTAGAAACTATGGACGATGATGTTGTTTATGATAACGAAAACGCAACTATAACGCCTCCACCTAGCCCAGAGGAAAAAAGAAGGAATATTTTTGGAGTTGAAATATTGCCTGAAATACCTGAGGAAagtgaagatgatgatgatgacgaagaAGAACATTACGTTAgtgaaaaggaagccggcaacAAAAAGAAAAGACTTAGTGTTGCTATCAAAAGACTGAGTACTTTAGGTGACAACTTAGATGATTGTATAAGCAAACAAATTAGAAGAGATTCTCACCAGAGCGAAAACGGCGATATCAAAGAATATTCTGAGGTAGAAGTGACATACGATAACATTTCTCCCGTAACAGATATACAAAGGGAGAAGATATTTAAATCGTTTAGTTTTCGTTGCCAATCTGCGTATGCCAGTATGAGAAGAAGAATGTGGATGCCTTCTTACAGAGTTTACAGAATACGAAGGCGAATGTTATACTTCCTGTATAATCTAAATGACACATTTGTTAAGCCTTTAACACGTTCTCTGTCATGTTGGAAATTCTATCCATCACTCATCCTCGCATTCGCCAAGCTCAGTTTAACAGGAATATGTTTAGTTTTACTACCAATCATAGGAACACAGATGAAGCCCAAAATATCCGTAACagatattaactttttaatgtcGTTGTATGGATTCACGTGGATATGTTTTTTGCTTAGCACGCCGTGGCTGGCACAGACGCCAAAGAGAAACTTTAAATATGTTGCATTACTTGGAGTTATTGTATCGACGGCAGCATGCTTtcgtaagtatttttaattagttatctTCTCTTGTGTAACAGATAGCattctacaaatattttgttatatttttccaGTGTTGGCAGAAGCGCACAATCACGATACATTTTCCATTGGCTGTGTTGTTGCTGGATTCGGTTACGGTGCTATTTCTTCTTGTTGGGAAACGGCAGTGCAAGATTTTGTCGGTGCTAGAAAGTGGCCCAAAATTCACAGTACTCTGGAAACTCTATCAGCTACTATGTTTGCTATATTCGTTCTCGGAATATGTTTTACGGTGAAAGGCAGCGAAGATTTACAattcacaatttttatattagccATTATATTGTCTGTAATATCTGTTGTTTGGTTAATACTGTCTGCGATTGCTATATATACTACAAAAGTGAGATCTATGCGATTAGGAAGACGACTATGGACCTAATTATAACTCAGAAGACACGTGAAGTAAACATGGGTAAAGTTGTGATAGTAAggaataaatattgataagaatttgtaatatattcttagtaaattattattttataacaaattattttattactttatcagTTCTAATCATCGGGTGTGGttcgtataatatattatttaagggAAGTATTgtctcttatataataattataacatataattgaGTCTAGAagggatttttatattacttgttGTGACAATAAACGTTGTGTAAACGTTTGTTTAGTTAACGGTTACTTCAGCGAACTCGGTCTTATTGATACTAGCTCCTTATCTTTACAACCTTGTGCAGTGAGATCGTGTTGTTATTGTGGTAAAATCCATATAAGTAATACGTTACGCGCatcttacaaatacaaaataatgttgaaaCACCGCGGAAGTAACATATCTATAGATAATggagattaatattttttttatcaagtatTTTATTGCTACGGGCCCCGCCCAGGAATTATCAGGTTGCTGAAAAATGGTAACATTTATACAATGGTACAGAGTCCTGGCGGTAGCGAAACCGTTTGCTtgtagaaacaaaaatatgtcataCTACATATATTCTATTATGTATAATGAACACGTCGAAATGTCTGTCTTCAAAGTTCGGTGCCATATTTGCACAATGTTTGTAAAGcataataaaatcaaagttTGTATATGCTTGAACACACAATACATCTAAGAAGCTTTTATATATAACACAATGtgcaaaatatgtatttctacACCATTTCGGcgcagataaaataaatttacgatGAAAAGCATATTACTATAATGCACATTTTGGAATTCTACACCAGAAGGTTTTGATCTCAAGCTGTAAGTGTGTTAGAAAGGTAGGACTGTTTTGCAAGAGTTGCTATTATAAGTGAAAtgatatgttaattataatttcatatctATACACGAAAATGTTCGTAGATACAAGCCACTTATAATTACAAGTATTTTGACTTGGTTAGGGTCTTTGGAAGGGAGTATAATCGCGCCAAGTCTGTTTACTTGGGTACTTTCCCCTAACACGTTACATGCATTAAACTCAAtaatgagtaaaataaaatactttcctttcaaaattttataaatagtaatagaaaGATCGTAAACAAAGGCCGGAGGAAACAAGGTGTCAACTTTGTTTGTTTAACGTCGACCTAATCTACTGTGCAAATGAGTCGAGCTTGTGCTAACAGTCGTTTATACCGTCATTCATATTTGAAGAGAGTCCCGCGAGGGAGACATTCGACTGAACACTACGAAACGACAACTACCGAAAAGTGCCTCCAGTTCGAAATTAGATGCAACTTGAAACAGTTTGTTTATAACATGTGGCAATGGCGTTTAACATGCAAAAAAACAACATTCTTCGTTTATTGCTTctggtaaatattttgtttttaatctaaCAAGGCATCACATTtctataattaaagtatttgcCGAGGAGTCCCGTGCACTTTTCATTGAGCTATCGATATTAGTCGATGCTGTAAAAAGGTGGTGGGCAATAAGTGTGGAACACCGCTTATAGTCGAATTTGTGTATTTAGCTCGATATATCTAAAGACATTCAAGACTATAGGTATGGTATATCGTACAAAAATAGagcatcattttaattatactttgtaatcgtattttaaaatatttttcttctttttttgtACGCGAGTGATTTAAACGTATAAATAGCGCAGTGCTTAAAATGCATTTCAATATTTCAGGTGCTCGCGTCATTACCGTTGATAACGTCGACTAATATCGACTGTAAGGGAAACGCCTTTCATTGTGTGAATTCGACCCATTTTATGATATGCGTCGACATTGGTCATGGACTATCAAGCACTGTAGATGATTTTATGATACCATGCCCGATGAATACCGAATGTCGAATAACTAACAGATTTGAGTGCGAGTATCCTCCGATTCCATCGACAACGACTTTGGCGTCAACAACTGTTGAAATAATGGATTTGGCTACAACTGTTGATCAAATGGAAACGGCTTTGTTCTCAGAAGTTAAAAATGTTGAACACTCGACTACTGTGAGTCCCAGTAcagaaataaatgatttaaaggATAGCGTAACTACCGAACAAATAGGCACAAGCATAATACCCGAATCGACTCAAAAAATATCAGAAGATGTTATGGATCAAACTATGAGTCctcaaatgaataaaatttatactgaAAAGGATATAAAGTTATCAACAACTACATCTGATAATGGTGTAGATGTATTTACGACAGTCGATCCAATTTCTATAACAACATCCGATACAACTTTCACGGAGCCAGTTACACAAATAGTTGAAATAACACAAATGATTGATGATTCACTAACATATTCGAGTCAACATGATACGACGTCGATAAGCGTTGTATCAGATGAAAGCTTAAAGGATTCTATAAGTAAAGATAAAGATAACGTATTTGTAGATGTGTTAACAAAGTATTCTTCAACTAGAGACATTGAGGTGACAACTGATGTTGGTTTTGCTCCTATCGACTTAGCTTTTGCACCAAATACTGAATTAGAAGCAACGACTAACACTCTAGTTAatgatatctataaaaatactgaaGCGATAAGTACAGGTACCATGACCATTATTACAAATGCCATGGAAAATACTTTGTACACTACCAAGGGAGACATAATAGATAATAGTGTCAATGACACTGCAACGACAGAGAGTTTAGTATTATCCTCGGAAATGGAATTTTCGACCGATAATACTACTGCTGATATTCGAACGACGATTTTCGACATTTCAAATATGTCATCTAAAAATAGGGTTCCAGCTGATTTAAATGTTATAGACTTCTCGACACCTTTAATGAATGACTTCAATAGTGCATCTACTATGGACCCAATGACTACCCAAGACCCAACAATATTGTTACCGTCATATACTGTACCAGCAATAACAAAGAAAGATAGTCTTGCATTTtcagttaaaaatgttttttatggtATGATGGAATCTACACAAACTGAAAACTTTATTACTGAAGAGAATACACAAGTAAATGCTTTAGTAACTGAAAATCACATCTCAAATACCCCAAGTGGAACAACAATAAGTGAATTACCTGTGAATATCGTAAGTGAAGAATATATGGAACCAAGACGCTACGATGGGAATGATTCAACCACTGAATACACTGAAACGGCATTTAcaacaaaatcaatttataat is a genomic window of Manduca sexta isolate Smith_Timp_Sample1 chromosome 22, JHU_Msex_v1.0, whole genome shotgun sequence containing:
- the LOC115443940 gene encoding uncharacterized protein LOC115443940 isoform X1: MEIERSQGTSWRWPLLVSVVFLNICLPSLVFTYGVYLLHLEHQGYPIWLGLSAPTIYILTYGLSQCWCREAADSWGGVIGYRLMASIGLAIVVISLLICALIPYYLQPYVYGIFGGLGSSLISAQVDAVVFDTYDSRLGFIRGLCFAGQAVGQSLFPHLMSALIDYYGYPYSFIVYAGILLQSLPAIMLLRVDNNISRPVSFSRYSDLAKTYAIFSNEGVDNYTAELQLHDLSKKCWKSPSDDNLYREVETMDDDVVYDNENATITPPPSPEEKRRNIFGVEILPEIPEESEDDDDDEEEHYVSEKEAGNKKKRLSVAIKRLSTLGDNLDDCISKQIRRDSHQSENGDIKEYSEVEVTYDNISPVTDIQREKIFKSFSFRCQSAYASMRRRMWMPSYRVYRIRRRMLYFLYNLNDTFVKPLTRSLSCWKFYPSLILAFAKLSLTGICLVLLPIIGTQMKPKISVTDINFLMSLYGFTWICFLLSTPWLAQTPKRNFKYVALLGVIVSTAACFLLAEAHNHDTFSIGCVVAGFGYGAISSCWETAVQDFVGARKWPKIHSTLETLSATMFAIFVLGICFTVKGSEDLQFTIFILAIILSVISVVWLILSAIAIYTTKVRSMRLGRRLWT
- the LOC115443940 gene encoding uncharacterized protein LOC115443940 isoform X2 codes for the protein MASIGLAIVVISLLICALIPYYLQPYVYGIFGGLGSSLISAQVDAVVFDTYDSRLGFIRGLCFAGQAVGQSLFPHLMSALIDYYGYPYSFIVYAGILLQSLPAIMLLRVDNNISRPVSFSRYSDLAKTYAIFSNEGVDNYTAELQLHDLSKKCWKSPSDDNLYREVETMDDDVVYDNENATITPPPSPEEKRRNIFGVEILPEIPEESEDDDDDEEEHYVSEKEAGNKKKRLSVAIKRLSTLGDNLDDCISKQIRRDSHQSENGDIKEYSEVEVTYDNISPVTDIQREKIFKSFSFRCQSAYASMRRRMWMPSYRVYRIRRRMLYFLYNLNDTFVKPLTRSLSCWKFYPSLILAFAKLSLTGICLVLLPIIGTQMKPKISVTDINFLMSLYGFTWICFLLSTPWLAQTPKRNFKYVALLGVIVSTAACFLLAEAHNHDTFSIGCVVAGFGYGAISSCWETAVQDFVGARKWPKIHSTLETLSATMFAIFVLGICFTVKGSEDLQFTIFILAIILSVISVVWLILSAIAIYTTKVRSMRLGRRLWT